ctgtggttttcaatcagagtgcctccagctgttgcattacttgcagattgctctctccacccattgaagcagacaggctccctgtcatcagctgactagtgagtcaggtctcgaccgcattgcaagctgggaaaaatccaagacagcagtcattttgtatgctgttaaaaataaatattgggatgaaaatcacataagaattgtgagaaaaccgtcacacacaggtacagacactatatcatggactacactaactttactgcccctgtagcatagtcaaataaaaaaaattcctggaatacccctttaattatgttttgcagtattcatggcagcacaatgagagagcctggagttggtagcatcaGTGTGGTGGCAGAggagaggatactgtcttgtgggggtgtagggtagttagggtgttgctgttcaggatagttaagggcgctgttaacccttgtcactcgtgactccagggtgagggttaaatgctgggtttcttgataggcctatcaccacccatcccaagagcaataggtgatgcagaaatagaggattgtccacaaccagtgttaactgaaaacttgctggaacttttacggaagaatttctgtacatgtagtaatagtaacagtccagataacaaagtctctttgcatatagcttgagcagcgattgacagtcggttgggatcagattggcccaatttagcttcttagggattgtatagcagagatccgctggatttaggggtgcgtttaggtccagtgatcttgcgatgagtagcggggaattgcttagtatatccgctaggttagaggcctaggctgcaaggctttggcctagtaaatcgccttgtaagctgcggaggtcctacctcttccagaatcagcaacccaagagagaagaggccgatcaagatggcgcaggtcccttatatgggcaggggctggccgtttttgaTTTGTCCggaacgactgtcactcaccgttacagtgcattgtgggtgaacacgtcacaggaacctccaaaggtcctgtagcaaaaccatagagttctaacctaatcacgtgacccgcaggtcctgctacgctccgaacaggtagataactaaatatatacatatttatacttatacttatatttatattaataagaACTGCTATATATTCATTGACTAAgttagaggtgacaaggggaaaactacaaaagagggaccccgacgtcctagggactctgactatggggacctctatataggtaatgtatacaatacggtaccgggacaccacatcagcatgaggagaccatagagcagcacaattagagagcctggaggtggcagcatcagtatgaggagaccatatggtggcgcaatgacagagcgtggaggtggtagcattagcatgaggagaccatatggcagcacaatgacagagcctggaggtggtagcattagcatgacgagaccatagagcagcacaatgacagagcctggaggtggtagcattagcatgaggaagccatagagcagcacaattacagagcctggaggtggcagcagcatgagggcaatGCAAACTGAGAGTTgactctgaggaacccaccaactgttgactggggttgtcggatgtcacttgggatgaagtggatgaccgagtgaactgatcaatcacggctgctgggttgctggtcgaaacacgactgctagctaacaccgggagctcagacctctcgctgcgactcctggtgccacacgcccctactctgctgcgacctttgcctgtgcctgattaatttaggcctctgccactcctctgggcatgtcctggcacttctctgcctgacatacttattgcatatatgaggggagtacaatacgcttcattacgcttaaaaatatgtatttttgcacaacaccagcagtacacaacagtgctggagcacacaaaagttgtgtactaaacccaaaattgcactctgtcaaagactattaggaatggactgctgtgtattataccgtctacagactagtataaccagcagataatttgttgtggaacaaagacacagaattgcgctgaataattcttcctgtctcctctgctaaggtttatgaagttgatgcagcttgttgacatgtatgaggcaacacacagctctctgcccctctctgtaatacaatgctgaagaaagtgactgggaggttaatggctgcagtaaaaatcctttttagtgaaaaaaagcactgctctctgtccaccagaatgctgatgtgactaggggtgaaacgctgctggaaaaagcttttctgtgtaacacacacacagggtgtccatcctatctctctgcagtgtaatgaatgaagtgactgcctgcaatatggctgccaattatatagggctgtgacatcacaggggtgactggctgcttcctgcatgtgattcatccCACCTAccattgttcccgccttcccagagttccttgctccatgtcctcacatgtggatccgccattttagatgccccggaacgcactaaatggagtttaatgaagcgatttgtgtgatagaatcgcggcgatattcgcactcGTTGCAAATCGATTTTTCTGAAACTCGTAACAAATTgggatttgtcagcttcgattcgctcatctctaactactaCCACTTctcctactactaccactacaacaactactagtaatactactatcactactactgctactattactactactcctactTCTATTACTACCACCACTTCTAttcctactactacttctactcctACAAGCGGTACATCTTCTGGACTGTCCATCATGTTCAGTACCACTacccactactactactattactaccactactactatttctactactactgatgctactactactactactcctactaccaCTTCTCCTACTACtattagtactactactacttccactactactattactaccactactactgatGCTACTACAACGACTACTCCTACTCCTACTATTAGTACTACTTCTACTCCTCCTCCtaccactactactcctactactactattactactactactactattacaactcctcctactactactactactattactaccactactactatttctactactactgatgctactactactaccactactcctactactattagtacttctactactactcctaccactactactactacttcaactactactattactaccactactactatttctactactactgatgctactactactactactcctactactactacccctactcctactactactactcctaccacTACTACTtccactactactattactaccactactactgatGCTACTACAACGactactcctactactactattaGTACTACTTCTACTCCTCCTCCtaccactactactcctactactactattactactactactactactactattacaactcctcctactactactactattactaccactactactatttctactactactgatgctactactactactaccactactcctACTACTATTAGTACTTCTACTACTCCTCCTCCTaccactaatactactactacttccactactactattacaaccactactactactattgatgctactacaactcctagtagtactaatactactaccactactactgatgctaatactactactactcccactactcctactactattagtactactactcctcctcctcctaccactaatactactattactaccactactactattactaccactactactactactgctattactaccactAGTACTATTACTACTCCTACtggtgctactactactaccactaatcCTACTActattagtactactactcctcctcctaccactactactactattactactactgatGCTACTACTTCTCCTACTACTACtattagtactactactacttctcctactactactactaccaccactactccTACTCCgaatagtactactactacttctcctcctacgactactactactactactactactactactactattactaccattactactactactcttaCTACCTCTACTACTGATGCTACTACTTCTCctcctaccactactactactatcactactaccactactactcctacacagctgcacatctcctgcactgtccatcatgttctatactgGGCTTCTGCTACTGGGATTCCAACTCTGGACATGATAAATAAAGACACCTAGACATAACATATACAAATTTCTTATGGTAATTCAGGCGCATTTCAGATCAAATTTATATCATACTGAATGGGATCTGATGTTCCAATTCCAACAAATTGACCTGAAATAAATCTCTAATGCCGCACTCTGTTTTgactaaagtgttaatgtcagcATCCGGACtagtcaggggcggacacagacaacagagggcccctgtgcaaaggacGTGcctggtcgccccccccccccaaaaaaaaaaaaaagtactatgccataaaattgcactgcaactcacattaatctgcattaggtaggcagcagttcccccacattaggtagcatagattccccacattaggtgcggtatagttcccccacattaggtgcggtatagttcccccacattaggtgcggtatagttcccccacattaggtgcagtatagttccccacattaggtgcagtatagttcccccacattaggttggcagtatagttcccccacatcaggtgcagtatagttctcccacattaggtgcagtttagttccccacattaggtgcagtcagtatagccccacattaggaagaagcaggttccccacattaggtagtagcaggttccccaaattcggtagcattgttgttcccccatcccccccccccccccgactcacacacagacagacagacagacaggcaaCCACACAGAGagacactcacacatacacatagacaaccttacctgacctgcgcttctcttctctctggcggcggcctgacgagtgacaacACTAACGTCCTGttcgggtctgcggagggacgtcacatgctcgccagccaaccggagacgcagaggagggcggggtaagtgaagccttctggTCAGTGCTTTAAGTGGCCCAAAAGAGGTGCCGGTACTGTACTTTTGGTTCGACGAGGCAcaccgcagaaaaaaaaaattttgctggTCAACCCCAATCGAAgttgatgagcaaaaaaaaaataaaggattaCACAAGGCACAacgcgggagatttatcaaaatttgtcaggaggaaaagttgctgagttgcccatagcaaccaatcagatagcttctttcatttttcagaggccttgttaaaaatggaagaggcaatctgattggttgctgtgggcaacttttcctctggacaggttttgataaatctcctccaatatctatttatcagtgggtatgtagtttacagTGCTACATTATGCAGgaactcacaaatgacgtcttctctaatcagtgttgttctcttctcttctccatctggtccgggccatcatcacaatttcttccagccacaattcttcaccgttaaacctgcaaaacaaatctattagactTCACATCAGCATTAGTCTCCAGATTTCCCTTTTACAAGTGGagaggaatacaggggtgtataggtgtaaaggggtgtagaaaagtgtacatgggtgacagaggggtgtagaggagtgtacatgggtgacagaggggtgtagagaagtgtacatgggtgacagaggggtgtggaggagtgtacatgggtgacaggtgtgtcgaggagtgtacatgggtggcagagaggtgtacatgggtgacagaggggtgtagaagagtgtacatgggtgacagggggcataggggggtgtacatgggtgacagaggggtgtagaggagtgtacatgggtgacagagggcatagggggtgtacatgggtgacagaggggtgtagaagagggtacctgggtgacagggggcataggggggtgtacatgggtgacagaggggtgtagatgggtgacagaggagtgtagatgggtgacaggagtggacaggagtgacaaggtggagacaggggtgacaaaggggtgaacatgggtgaccaggatgtggtcagaggggtggacaacgggggatgaacatgggtgacagaggggtggatagggggatggccaaggtggacatggatgacaggagggtggacaagcggttaaaagaggggtggacaggagtgacaaaggggtgaatagggggtggacatgggtgacaggtgtagactggggggtggtcagaggggtgaacatgtgtGACgggaatggacaggggtgacagacgggtggccaaggtggacatggatgacagaagggtggacaagggggattaaaagaggggtgacagaggggtgaatagggggtggacatgggtgacggggtagactgggggggtagATAtgtgtgacagggggtagactgggggggttaacatgggtgacagggatggacagggggtggacagggggtggccatggatgacaggagtggggggtggagagggttaagaaggggtaacagaggggtgaacatggatgacaggagtggggggtggagagggttaagaaggggtaacagagggtggacatggatgccAGCAgtggggggtggagagggttaagaaggggtaacagggggtggacatggatgacaggagtggggggtggagagggttaagaaggggtaacagggggtggacatggatgacaggagtgggggggtggagagggttaagaaggggtaacagaggggtgggcatggatgacaggagtggggggtggagagggttaagaaggggtaacagggggtggacatggatgacaggagtggggggtggagagggttaagaaggggtaacagggggtggacatggatgccAGCAgtggggggtggagagggttaagaaggggtaacagggggtggacatggatgacaggagtggggggtggagagggttaagaaggggtaacagggggtggacatggatgacaggagtgggggggtggagagggttaagaaggggtaacagaggggtgggcatggatgacaggagtggggggtggagagagttaagaaggggtaacagaggggtgggcatggatgacaggagtggggggtggacagggttaagaaggggtaacagaggggtgaacatggatgacagcagtgggggctggagagggttaagaaggggtaacagggggtggacatggatgacaggagtggggggtggaGGGGTGGACATGAAGGGAAGACGAAGGGATATGCAGGGGGATGctgtgtgtgcacgcacagcaaagcgcacagatACTTCCCCCGCCTGTGGCTCGCGCTAAGGCCAGGCgggaaatacattttaaaaaaagtgcAAATTACCGTTCCGGTACCCTAAAAGCGCGTTCTGGGCGCAGGGTGAGGTGCTGGTACTGTCAATAGGCATTTTTGGAAGTGGCGGTACTGAGTACCGCCGCGTTCTGGCCCACTTAAAGCACTGcttccggtgtaatgaagaaaactgtgccctgaagcggaatgtgaccctccgcatagggacacagttgagggagggtagtgggaatgtaatgaaagggagcggcctgcaaagcagaaaactgtgtccctgtgcggagggtcacattcctctacagggcacagttttcttcattacaccggcatctagcgctgcttgcccgaagcagggctaaatcccgGGCATCGGGCTGAGGGCTCAGATCATTCCAGGACACTGCATTATCCTggaatgagggtgaccgggacAGATTCTCCAAATGCGGGACTgtcccagcgtgtgagggcgggccccctcacacgctgggcccctgtgcagctgaaacggctgcacaggcgatatgtccgccccctgGGActagtatgcggggaggacacgggtagtggatcctctgtgccagagagacgatgacgtgggccgtaccagggaaacagaatctaagggactactggttttcaccagagcccgccgcaaagcaggatggacttgctgcggcaggtaacccccaggtcgttccacccggtagcaactcaacctctctggcagctgagacaggcgcagtgcataaggacaaggcaagatcagacgtagcagaatgtcagggcaggcggcaacggttcgtagtcagggccaacagcaagggtctggatacacggcCAATAGGctcacaagaaacgctttcactggcactaggcaacaaggtccggcgaggacaggaaggggaagtgggttaataAGTGTTGGGAGTGatttgaactgattgggccagacaccaattaatggcgcactggccctttaaatctgagagacccggcgtgcgtgcgccctagagagcgggaccgcgcgccgggactgagcagacggaggacggggcaggtgagcagaacaggatgcgacccgcgggcaggcacgtcgcatccctgccggggaaatcagagcagcgctcccggtcatacTCGCTGCGAACAGGCGCAGAACACCGCGAGCGCaccgggggaggagagggacccggagcgctcggcgttacagttaaagtatttttcttttttacacagaTGGatctttcaccacaaaatcttctAGTTCTGCTTCTGGCAAGTTTCCCCATCTGTTTTTATGCCTATCCGAATGGGCAAGTTACAGACTCCTGTGTCTCAATGACTCCGAGTCACggagctgcagcccaaacttccaGCCCACCTTACACCTTATCACTGGATAAAACCACCTATAGTTCTGGGGACAACATAAAAGGTAAGTACAttggttaagaaaaaaaaaaatatatatatatatatatataagtgtattTATTTAGGGAGGGGACAAATGAGATCTATGGAAGGGCAGAAGTCTCACTAGTCTTATTTATTACAATTTGTTGTATTTTGTCAATGCTCTTGTAAAtttgttatttaataaaaaaaaaaaaaaaggtatgtacAATTAATAATTTATATACAAATTATAATTGATATACTATTTGCAGTCACCCTCAGCAGCAATAGCGGTGCGCCTCAGTTCAAAGGTTTTCTGATCCAGGCCCGCTCGGGGAGCTCCACTACTCCTGTCGGATCCTTTGTGACCAGCAATTCTAACACCCAAACCCTGACGTGTACGTCTGCTGCAGTAAGTGTATTACCGGTTCGCTTTGAAATGTTTAATACCTATAGTCAGGGATGTCCACACATTTTGTTCCACGTTTGTATGGAAGTccatcatttttgaagctagaagcatgaaactttgtttttaggctaacaattagagataaagaaacacaaGTGTTAaagttttctaaaattccacccctgaagggggaaacgggggttcaaagtttgtatgaatgaaccccttgccgcagaacgccaGGCATacccaggagctgagctcgcatcatacccgcacggtcccagctgctatcagccattccagcagatgtccggcatcaacTCTttggacgcggcgatcaaagttgaaagaattcgggttgtttggatgcccatagactttacccagagcggcctcattactataggattgtaaaaagtaaatctatgttaccccaaatacaacgcgagcgaagccgcgggcaaaagctagttgtatatattttagatttatattagggatgtcccaataccatttttttcaAGATCGAGTACATGTACCGATACTTTCTAAAAAGTACTTGCCGATACCAATTTCCAATACTTTTATCAATGTCGTTTGACAggggttttttgttattttttttatttgatgggaaaaaggggtgtgtttttttttatagtttttataagaaaaaaggcttttttatttcatttaaacttttttttaaaggggagtgtttacaatttttattaggaaagggttaattaattattatatttaacaaatttttttcacaatttttttgtccccataggggaatattacatgcaatctgtagattgcatacactgatcaatgctatgctatagcacagcattgatcagtgttgttggtgctcctttactactgcctgccatggctggctgcaaTAAAAGGAGCGACGATCGGAAAGCACAGAGGACAGTAAGGGACCTCCtggtgtcctctcagctgatcaggacaccgcgatttcacgtgtggatcccgatcagcatccctgagctgaCCAGCATTTAATCTCAAGACTTTaaaatgccgcaatcaactttgatcgcagcgtctaaagtgtTTCCCGGCTATGATGCAAATTCAGCTGTTGAATGCACTGTACAGTTCGGGAGGGGGCTCAGGGTGTGAATTTTTGCCCTGCGTCCTCTAGGAGTCGATCTATGCAAAGACTGTAGGGGGTCTACTGCACC
The sequence above is a segment of the Hyla sarda isolate aHylSar1 chromosome 6, aHylSar1.hap1, whole genome shotgun sequence genome. Coding sequences within it:
- the LOC130275411 gene encoding putative ferric-chelate reductase 1, translating into MDLSPQNLLVLLLASFPICFYAYPNGQVTDSCVSMTPSHGAAAQTSSPPYTLSLDKTTYSSGDNIKVTLSSNSGAPQFKGFLIQARSGSSTTPVGSFVTSNSNTQTLTCTSAASSVSQTSGSGKSSIDVTWVAPASGSADIQISASVVQTEKVFWTNVASAKITFVSSNSTSNTPGNTGGTTSQTTGSNSGAQRTWTLQGLLLSCIIVMASFMA